The nucleotide sequence ACGCCAATTCTCATCGTACATCCCTTCCAGATTTCTAGCTAGGCCTTCCCACTTGCACCAAACAAACGAATCTTCTCCCGCACGGCCTCCTTCGTCGCCTCCTTAGCCTCCTTCAGGAATTTCCGTGGATCAACCTCATTGGGTTTGGCATCTACTGCGGTGCGCAAGGCACCAGTGAAGCGCTTATTGAGCTCTGTAGCAATATTTATCTTGCAGATGCCACTGGCGATCGCCTCCCTCACCCCATCATCGGGCACGCCGGAGGCGCCATGCAGCACCAACGGTATATTCGTTCGCTCCCGGATAGCGCTGATGCGGGGGAAGTCCAAATGAGCTTCGCGGCTTAACATGCGATGGATGCTACCCACAGCCACAGCCAGCGAATCGACAGCGGTCAGTTCTAAAAACCGCCTGGCCTCCTCCGGATCGGTCATCGTCGCCTCCAGCTCAGAGACAGTGATCTTGTCTTCGGTGCCACCGATGCGACCCAGTTCCCCCTCCACTGGTACGCCAACGGCATGAGCTATTTCGCAGACCTTCTTCGTCATGGCCACATTTTCCTCGAAGGGTTTAGCCGAACCGTCATACATGAGCGAGGTGAACCCGGCGCGCAGACAGCGCACGTTCTGAAGGAAATCCGTGCCGTGATCGAGGTGCAGGACGACGGGAATGCTGGCTAGACGAGCGGCTATTTTCACCAGCTCACTGGCGTATTCCAGTCCGGCGTAGGCGATAGCCCCTTGACTCACCTGTAAGATTACCGGCGCCCGTTCCTCGTTGGCTGTCTCCACGATGGCCTGTACCATCTCCATGTTGTTAGCGTTGAAAGCCCCAACGGCGAAGTGCTCCTCAAATGCTTTTCTCAGTATCTCTTTACTCGTTACTAGTGGCATCTCTCTTGTGCCCACCTTCGGGTGGGCTTACCTCCTTAGTAAAGT is from Chloroflexota bacterium and encodes:
- the fba gene encoding class II fructose-1,6-bisphosphate aldolase, with product MPLVTSKEILRKAFEEHFAVGAFNANNMEMVQAIVETANEERAPVILQVSQGAIAYAGLEYASELVKIAARLASIPVVLHLDHGTDFLQNVRCLRAGFTSLMYDGSAKPFEENVAMTKKVCEIAHAVGVPVEGELGRIGGTEDKITVSELEATMTDPEEARRFLELTAVDSLAVAVGSIHRMLSREAHLDFPRISAIRERTNIPLVLHGASGVPDDGVREAIASGICKINIATELNKRFTGALRTAVDAKPNEVDPRKFLKEAKEATKEAVREKIRLFGASGKA